A portion of the Magnetococcales bacterium genome contains these proteins:
- a CDS encoding diguanylate cyclase produces the protein MLMDEDEKQWVLVVAANRGNRHELSDLLKDDCVVALAGSGEQSLARVVADPQPDVVLLGLGLEDMEGFSVLERLKWDHRTNAIPVLLVLEKEDRDQVQRGLDLGAADFIIQPLHADLVRKRVTNFLEVARQRRLLERLVHLDGLTGASNRQRLNAVIAQEWERAVRGGTMLSLVLLDVDHFKAFNDQYGFSMGDRVLKSVAKVLQKVLHRPADVAGRFGGGEFGLLLPETDHLGARRMGQEVCRVVADLCIAHTSSPTADHVTVSVGVATTMPREGSSPDMLYQMARERLLEAKKAGRNQVAWVEE, from the coding sequence ATGCTTATGGATGAGGATGAAAAACAGTGGGTCCTTGTGGTGGCCGCCAACCGGGGCAACCGTCATGAATTGTCGGACCTGCTCAAGGATGATTGCGTGGTGGCCCTGGCCGGCAGCGGGGAGCAATCCCTGGCCCGGGTCGTGGCCGATCCCCAACCGGACGTGGTCCTGTTGGGCCTGGGGCTGGAAGACATGGAAGGTTTTTCCGTTCTGGAGCGGCTTAAATGGGATCATCGCACCAATGCCATTCCGGTTCTGCTGGTCCTGGAGAAGGAAGATCGGGATCAGGTACAGCGTGGGCTTGATCTGGGTGCGGCGGATTTTATCATCCAGCCTTTGCATGCCGATCTGGTTCGGAAGCGGGTGACCAACTTTCTGGAGGTGGCACGGCAGCGTCGCCTGTTGGAACGCCTGGTTCATCTGGATGGGTTGACCGGAGCCAGCAATCGTCAGCGCCTGAATGCCGTCATCGCCCAGGAGTGGGAACGGGCGGTGCGGGGGGGGACCATGCTCTCCCTTGTTTTGCTGGATGTGGATCATTTCAAGGCTTTCAATGACCAATATGGTTTTTCCATGGGAGACCGGGTCCTGAAGTCCGTGGCCAAGGTTCTCCAGAAAGTATTGCATCGTCCGGCGGATGTGGCGGGGCGTTTTGGGGGAGGGGAGTTTGGTCTGCTTCTGCCCGAGACCGATCATTTGGGGGCGAGACGCATGGGGCAGGAGGTGTGTCGGGTGGTGGCAGATCTTTGTATTGCGCACACCTCCTCACCGACGGCGGATCATGTCACGGTCAGCGTTGGCGTGGCGACCACCATGCCGCGGGAAGGTTCCTCGCCCGACATGCTCTATCAAATGGCCCGGGAACGTTTGCTCGAAGCCAAAAAAGCCGGTCGCAATCAAGTGGCTTGGGTCGAGGAGTGA
- a CDS encoding MoxR family ATPase, whose amino-acid sequence MDHMTDNTATAQAFMRMETRLRERIIGQDRLLRRLLVALLADGHLLVEGAPGLAKTRAVKELAAGLEGDFHRIQFTPDLLPADLTGTEIYRPQEGTFRFQQGPLFHNLVLADEINRAPAKVQSALLEAMAERQITVGEVTHALPELFLVMATQNPIEQEGTYPLPEAQLDRFLMHVRVDYPDPATERRILALARSEARGGEQTGQVAESLLRQETLFKARREVLNLHLAPAVEEYLVLLVLATRDPAPFGTDLRGWVRFGASPRATIALDRCARAHAWLAGRDYVTPEDIQTLAPDILRHRVLLTFEAEAEGITPDHLVNELLKRVAVP is encoded by the coding sequence ATGGATCACATGACTGACAATACAGCGACAGCCCAGGCCTTCATGCGCATGGAAACCCGTTTGCGGGAGCGGATCATCGGCCAGGACAGATTGTTGCGGCGTTTGCTGGTGGCCCTGTTGGCCGATGGCCACCTGTTGGTGGAGGGGGCACCGGGTCTCGCCAAAACCCGGGCAGTCAAGGAACTGGCAGCCGGTTTGGAGGGGGATTTTCATCGCATCCAGTTTACGCCGGATTTATTGCCTGCCGATCTGACCGGTACGGAAATCTATCGTCCCCAGGAAGGAACGTTTCGTTTTCAACAGGGACCTTTGTTCCATAACCTGGTGCTGGCCGACGAAATCAATCGTGCCCCGGCCAAGGTGCAATCCGCCCTTTTGGAGGCCATGGCCGAGCGTCAGATCACTGTCGGCGAGGTGACCCATGCCCTGCCGGAGCTGTTTCTGGTCATGGCCACCCAGAATCCCATCGAGCAGGAGGGAACCTATCCTCTCCCCGAAGCCCAGTTGGATCGGTTTCTGATGCATGTTCGGGTGGATTATCCGGATCCGGCCACGGAACGGCGTATTCTGGCCCTGGCCCGCTCCGAAGCGCGGGGAGGGGAACAAACGGGTCAGGTTGCCGAATCCCTTTTGCGTCAGGAGACCTTGTTCAAGGCGCGTCGGGAGGTTTTGAATCTGCACTTGGCCCCCGCTGTGGAGGAGTATCTGGTGTTGCTCGTGTTGGCCACCCGGGATCCGGCCCCTTTTGGCACCGATTTGCGGGGCTGGGTGCGCTTTGGTGCCAGTCCGCGGGCCACCATTGCCCTGGACCGGTGTGCCCGTGCCCATGCCTGGCTTGCAGGCCGGGATTATGTCACGCCCGAAGATATCCAGACCCTGGCCCCGGATATTTTGCGGCATCGCGTGTTGCTCACCTTCGAAGCCGAAGCCGAAGGCATTACGCCGGATCATCTTGTCAACGAACTTCTCAAGCGAGTTGCCGTCCCCTGA